One genomic window of Saccopteryx bilineata isolate mSacBil1 chromosome 4, mSacBil1_pri_phased_curated, whole genome shotgun sequence includes the following:
- the TIPIN gene encoding LOW QUALITY PROTEIN: TIMELESS-interacting protein (The sequence of the model RefSeq protein was modified relative to this genomic sequence to represent the inferred CDS: inserted 2 bases in 1 codon), translating into MLEPQEDGLIDLPDYGNLEDETFPPFPPPASPEREYGEGAEPDDESGRGVPVPVPPKKTVKRNIPKLDAQRLISERGLPALRHVFDKVKFKGKGHEAEDLKTLIRHMEHWAHRLFPKLQFEDFIDRVERLGNKKEVQTCLKRIRLDLPILHEDFSNNDEVGENNDHGVNATELDPFLTNSPENGKFASESSRSLTEEQQERIQRNKQLALERRQAKLLSNSQSLENDLLLNASRAQTVEDTDTSEGHNEESDGFNKDIIDDPHDDASANILNQEEELKTEXPQLDQPFKNVHQ; encoded by the exons ATGCTGGAACCACAGGAGGATGGTTTGATTGATCTACCAGATTATGGGAATTTAGAAGATGAAACATTTCCTCCTTTCCCACCTCCAGCTTCTCCAGAGAGAGAATATGGTGAAGGAGCTGAACCTGATGATG AATCAGGAAGAGGAGTGCCTGTTCCTGTACCTCCAAAGAAAACAGTTAAAAGGAATATACCCAAGTTGGATGCTCAGAG ATTAATTTCCGAGAGAGGGCTTCCAGCATTAAGGCATGTGTTTGATAAAGTAAAATTCAAAGGTAAAGGTCATGAG GCTGAAGACTTGAAGACACTAATCAGACACATGGAGCACTGGGCACATAGGCTGTTCCCTAAACTGCAATTTGAGGATTTTATTGACAGAGTTGAACGCCtgggaaataaaaaggaagtgCAG acCTGTTTAAAACGTATTCGACTTGATCTTCCTATTTTACATGAAGATTTTAGCAATAATG ATGAAGTTGGGGAAAATAATGACCATGGTGTAAATGCTACTGAATTAGATCCCTTTTTAACAAACTCACCTGAAAATGGGAAGTTTGCTTCTGAGTCAAGTAGAAGCCTAACTGAAGAGCaacaagaaagaattcagagaaatAAACAACTGGCGTTGGAAAGAAGGCAGGCAAAACTACTGAGTAATAGTCAGTCCCTAGAAAATG ATTTGTTACTGAACGCATCCAGGGCACAGACAGTTGAAGATACTGATACAAGTGAGGGTCATAATGAAGAGTCAGATGGATTTAACAAAGACATTATAGATGATCCACATGATGATGCTTCTGCCAATATTTTAAATCAGGAGGAGGAATTGAAAACAGA ACCTCAACTGgaccaaccatttaaaaatgtacaccAGTAA